One segment of Bacillales bacterium DNA contains the following:
- a CDS encoding AAC(3) family N-acetyltransferase, which produces MSEEKAISGADAPRTRKSLARDLRALGLSPGMTLLAHTSLSSLGWVCGGPVAVIQALQDVLTPDGTLIMPAHSANLSDPAEWENPPIPQSWWAPVREEMPAFDPAITPTFFIGAIAEAFRTFPDVLRSNHPVHSFAAWGKHAEFVTANHSLDDGLGDASPLGAVYRLGGHVLMLGTNYDSNTSMHLAEHHSGAAAPVTKRSPIFENGRKVWKSYGELDYDEDRFPAIGAAFEQAHTVRAGRVGSADAKLVEQRALVDFAAAWLRNNGTQ; this is translated from the coding sequence ATGTCAGAAGAAAAAGCCATTTCCGGTGCGGATGCCCCGCGCACCCGCAAATCCCTCGCCCGGGATTTACGAGCGCTCGGGCTCTCGCCCGGCATGACCCTCCTCGCGCATACTTCGCTCAGCTCGCTCGGCTGGGTGTGCGGCGGCCCCGTCGCCGTCATCCAAGCGCTGCAGGACGTGCTCACGCCCGACGGCACGCTCATCATGCCGGCCCACAGCGCCAACCTGTCCGACCCCGCGGAATGGGAGAACCCTCCCATTCCCCAGTCGTGGTGGGCGCCCGTCCGCGAAGAAATGCCGGCGTTCGACCCTGCGATCACGCCGACCTTTTTCATCGGCGCGATCGCCGAGGCGTTTCGTACCTTTCCGGATGTGTTGCGCAGCAACCATCCGGTGCATTCCTTCGCCGCCTGGGGCAAGCACGCCGAGTTCGTAACCGCGAACCATTCGCTCGATGACGGACTCGGCGATGCGTCGCCGCTCGGCGCCGTGTACCGGCTCGGCGGCCATGTGCTGATGCTCGGCACGAACTACGACAGCAACACGTCGATGCACCTTGCCGAGCATCATTCCGGCGCGGCCGCGCCGGTCACGAAGCGGAGCCCGATCTTCGAAAACGGTCGCAAAGTGTGGAAATCCTACGGCGAACTCGACTACGACGAAGACCGTTTTCCGGCGATCGGCGCCGCTTTCGAACAAGCGCACACGGTCCGCGCCGGCCGCGTCGGCTCCGCCGACGCGAAACTCGTTGAGCAGCGTGCGCTCGTCGACTTCGCAGCCGCTTGGCTGCGAAATAACGGAACGCAGTGA
- a CDS encoding sulfurtransferase yields the protein MAEIQSEALVSTQWADDHKGDKDVQLVEVDVDNSAYESGHIEGAIAWNWTTQLNDNVRRDILSPEQMADLLGESGITPDTTVVLYGDNNNWFAAFAYWQLKMFGHEKVKLINGGRVKWEQENRNYTTEVPSVEKTEYPVKASDPSLRALQPDVMDALNSATALVDVRSPQEFTGEVIAPPGMTETAQRGGHIPGAANIPWKQATEDDGTFKSEDALKELYGGKGVTPDKDVITYCRIGERSAHTWFVLHELLGYKNVRNYDGSWTEWGSMVGVPIEK from the coding sequence ATGGCTGAAATTCAATCGGAAGCACTCGTTTCTACGCAATGGGCAGACGACCATAAAGGCGACAAAGACGTCCAACTCGTCGAAGTCGACGTCGACAACAGTGCATATGAATCGGGACATATTGAAGGCGCGATCGCCTGGAACTGGACGACCCAGCTGAACGACAATGTGCGCAGGGACATTTTAAGCCCGGAACAGATGGCTGACCTGCTTGGCGAATCGGGCATCACGCCGGACACGACGGTCGTATTGTACGGCGACAACAACAACTGGTTTGCCGCGTTCGCTTACTGGCAACTGAAAATGTTCGGCCACGAAAAAGTGAAGCTCATCAACGGCGGCCGCGTGAAATGGGAGCAAGAAAACCGCAACTACACGACGGAAGTACCGTCCGTGGAAAAAACGGAATACCCGGTAAAAGCTTCTGATCCATCGCTGAGGGCGTTGCAGCCGGATGTCATGGATGCCTTGAACAGCGCGACGGCGCTCGTGGACGTGCGCAGCCCGCAAGAATTCACGGGAGAAGTGATCGCACCTCCGGGCATGACGGAAACGGCGCAACGCGGCGGACACATCCCCGGCGCAGCCAACATCCCTTGGAAACAAGCGACGGAGGACGACGGCACGTTCAAGTCCGAAGACGCATTGAAAGAATTGTACGGCGGCAAAGGAGTAACGCCGGACAAAGACGTCATCACGTATTGCCGCATCGGCGAACGTTCGGCGCATACGTGGTTCGTGTTGCATGAATTGCTCGGTTATAAAAATGTCAGGAATTACGACGGATCGTGGACCGAATGGGGCAGCATGGTCGGCGTTCCGATCGAGAAGTAG
- a CDS encoding amidase family protein codes for MNLSEWSVDDLQKAMASGELTSEQIVLAYMEQIAKHNHEGAAINAVLEINPDALDIAAALDAERAESGARGPLHGIPVLLKDNIDTGDKMHASAGSLALKDSYAAKDSFVAKQLREAGAVILGKTNLTEWANFMTEGMPNGYSSRGGQVLNPYGPCRHDPGGSSSGSAAAVAANMTALAVGTETSGSILSPASAHALVGVKPTVGLVSRSGIIPIAHSQDTAGPMARSVRDAALLLGALAGPDPEDPATGKAPREREDYTKHLDANGMNGASIGVVREGCFEELEPEQRKVMEAAIAQLERMGARVVDPVAIASAGNEWTLDVLVHEFKADLNAYLAKLAPGQPHSLREVIAYNEAHAESVLKYGQTLLLEAEATSGTLTEAAYLESRIHDIENSRENGIDRAMAEHGLDALRFRRIFGADMPARAGYPSITVPGGFTATGEPFGVTFTARAFEEGVLIKLAYAFEQATKHRRAPRL; via the coding sequence ATGAACCTATCAGAATGGTCAGTCGACGACCTGCAAAAGGCGATGGCCTCCGGCGAGCTTACAAGCGAGCAAATCGTCCTCGCTTACATGGAGCAAATCGCAAAGCATAACCATGAAGGAGCCGCGATCAACGCCGTCCTTGAAATCAACCCGGACGCGCTCGACATCGCCGCCGCGCTCGACGCGGAACGCGCGGAAAGCGGTGCTCGCGGTCCGCTGCACGGCATCCCGGTCCTGCTCAAGGACAACATCGATACCGGCGATAAAATGCACGCGAGTGCCGGATCGCTCGCATTGAAAGATTCGTATGCCGCCAAGGACTCCTTCGTCGCGAAGCAGCTCCGTGAAGCGGGCGCCGTGATCCTCGGCAAAACGAATCTCACCGAATGGGCGAATTTCATGACGGAAGGCATGCCGAACGGGTATAGCTCGCGCGGCGGCCAAGTGCTGAACCCGTACGGCCCCTGCCGCCACGATCCCGGCGGATCGAGCTCAGGCTCGGCGGCGGCGGTCGCCGCCAACATGACGGCGCTCGCCGTCGGCACGGAGACGTCGGGTTCGATCCTGAGCCCGGCAAGCGCGCATGCGCTTGTCGGCGTGAAGCCGACGGTCGGCCTCGTGAGCCGCAGCGGCATTATCCCGATCGCGCACAGCCAGGACACGGCAGGTCCGATGGCGCGATCGGTGCGCGATGCGGCGCTGCTGCTCGGCGCGCTCGCCGGGCCGGATCCGGAGGATCCGGCGACGGGGAAGGCGCCGCGCGAGCGCGAAGACTACACGAAGCATCTCGACGCGAACGGCATGAACGGCGCAAGCATTGGCGTCGTTCGCGAAGGATGCTTCGAGGAGCTGGAGCCGGAGCAGCGCAAGGTGATGGAAGCGGCGATCGCGCAGCTGGAGCGGATGGGCGCGCGGGTCGTAGACCCGGTCGCGATAGCGAGCGCGGGGAACGAGTGGACGCTGGACGTGCTTGTGCACGAATTTAAGGCGGACCTGAATGCGTATCTGGCGAAGTTGGCGCCGGGGCAGCCGCATTCGCTGCGCGAAGTGATCGCGTATAACGAGGCGCATGCCGAGAGCGTGCTGAAGTACGGGCAGACGTTGCTGCTCGAAGCGGAAGCGACGAGCGGGACGCTGACGGAGGCGGCGTATCTCGAGAGCCGCATCCATGACATCGAAAATTCGCGGGAAAATGGCATTGACCGGGCGATGGCGGAGCACGGGCTCGATGCGCTGCGTTTCCGGCGAATTTTCGGAGCGGACATGCCGGCGCGAGCCGGGTATCCGTCGATTACGGTGCCAGGCGGGTTCACGGCGACAGGGGAGCCGTTCGGGGTGACGTTCACGGCACGGGCGTTTGAGGAAGGCGTTTTGATAAAATTGGCTTACGCGTTCGAACAGGCGACGAAGCATCGGCGCGCTCCGCGACTGTGA